In one Notolabrus celidotus isolate fNotCel1 chromosome 1, fNotCel1.pri, whole genome shotgun sequence genomic region, the following are encoded:
- the stx16 gene encoding syntaxin-16 isoform X2: protein MATRRLTDAFLLMRNNAIQNRQILAEQELDELADDRMALVSGISLDPEAAIGVTKKLPPKWIEGVDEIQYEITRVRQKMKELAILHDKHMNRPTLDDSSEEEHAIEITTQEITQMFHRCQRAVTSLQARCGHCTEQEERLLRNVVSSLAQSLQELSTNFRYTQSGYLKRMKNREERSKHFFDSGPLMEEDEDLAVYDKGFTDDQLMLVEENTVMVEEREREIRQIVQSISDLNEIFRDLAGMVVEQGTVLDRIDFNVEQACVKTEDGLKQLQKAEQYQKKNRKMLVILILFVIVIVLIIILFGTKF from the exons GAGCTCGATGAG ttgGCTGATGACCGGATGGCACTGGTGTCCGGGATTAGCCTGGATCCTGAAGCTGCCATTGGAGTCACCAAGAAACTGCCTCCTAAATGGATAGAGGGAGTCGAcgag ATCCAGTATGAAATCACACGGGTGCGGCAGAAGATGAAGGAACTGGCGATACTTCATGACAAGCACATGAATCGTCCAACTCTTGATGACAGTAGTGAAGAGGAGCACGCAATAGAAATCACTACTCAAGAGATTACACAG ATGTTCCATCGATGCCAGCGAGCAGTTACAAGTCTGCAGGCTCGTTGTGGCCACTGCACAGAGCAAGAGGAAAGACTACTAAGAAATGTGGTCTCATCGCTggcacagagtctgcaggagcTGTCCACCAATTTCAGATACACACAGTCCGGCTACTTAAAAC GTATGAAGAACCGCGAAGAGAGATCAAAGCACTTTTTTGACTCTGGGCCCCTTatggaagaggatgaagatTTAGCTGTATATGACAAG GGGTTCACAGATGACCAGCTGATGCTCGTGGAGGAGAACACAGTTATGGTTGAGGAACGAGAGAGGGAGATCCGTCAAATAGTTCAGTCCATCTCAGATCTGAATGAGATATTCAGAGACTTGGCTGGAATGGTGGTTGAACAG GGCACAGTTCTGGACAGAATTGACTTCAATGTGGAGCAGGCTTGTGTTAAAACAGAAGACGGACTTAAGCAGTTACAGAAG GCTGAACAGTatcagaagaaaaacagaaagatgcTGGTCATTTTGATCTTATTTGTCATAGTCATTGTTctaattattattctttttggAACAAAGTTTTAA
- the stx16 gene encoding syntaxin-16 isoform X3 has translation MATRRLTDAFLLMRNNAIQNRQILAEQLADDRMALVSGISLDPEAAIGVTKKLPPKWIEGVDEIQYEITRVRQKMKELAILHDKHMNRPTLDDSSEEEHAIEITTQEITQMFHRCQRAVTSLQARCGHCTEQEERLLRNVVSSLAQSLQELSTNFRYTQSGYLKRMKNREERSKHFFDSGPLMEEDEDLAVYDKGFTDDQLMLVEENTVMVEEREREIRQIVQSISDLNEIFRDLAGMVVEQGTVLDRIDFNVEQACVKTEDGLKQLQKAEQYQKKNRKMLVILILFVIVIVLIIILFGTKF, from the exons ttgGCTGATGACCGGATGGCACTGGTGTCCGGGATTAGCCTGGATCCTGAAGCTGCCATTGGAGTCACCAAGAAACTGCCTCCTAAATGGATAGAGGGAGTCGAcgag ATCCAGTATGAAATCACACGGGTGCGGCAGAAGATGAAGGAACTGGCGATACTTCATGACAAGCACATGAATCGTCCAACTCTTGATGACAGTAGTGAAGAGGAGCACGCAATAGAAATCACTACTCAAGAGATTACACAG ATGTTCCATCGATGCCAGCGAGCAGTTACAAGTCTGCAGGCTCGTTGTGGCCACTGCACAGAGCAAGAGGAAAGACTACTAAGAAATGTGGTCTCATCGCTggcacagagtctgcaggagcTGTCCACCAATTTCAGATACACACAGTCCGGCTACTTAAAAC GTATGAAGAACCGCGAAGAGAGATCAAAGCACTTTTTTGACTCTGGGCCCCTTatggaagaggatgaagatTTAGCTGTATATGACAAG GGGTTCACAGATGACCAGCTGATGCTCGTGGAGGAGAACACAGTTATGGTTGAGGAACGAGAGAGGGAGATCCGTCAAATAGTTCAGTCCATCTCAGATCTGAATGAGATATTCAGAGACTTGGCTGGAATGGTGGTTGAACAG GGCACAGTTCTGGACAGAATTGACTTCAATGTGGAGCAGGCTTGTGTTAAAACAGAAGACGGACTTAAGCAGTTACAGAAG GCTGAACAGTatcagaagaaaaacagaaagatgcTGGTCATTTTGATCTTATTTGTCATAGTCATTGTTctaattattattctttttggAACAAAGTTTTAA
- the LOC117817320 gene encoding EEF1A lysine methyltransferase 3-like, with protein MIFDGEENDPFPVEDCLFAETFCQDTVYSLCGQDLKIRQVFGGNLGVAAPVWESALQLCCYFEEQSLELRGKRIIELGAGTGVVGILAARMGAVVTLTDLPLVLPQLQSNISANMPPSGWPNTYPTVLPLSWGEDQMNFPSDWDLVLGADIVYLSETYPLLVETLAHLCQSGSLVYLSSKMRKEHGTQRFYEDYLPGKFNVELVHHDEIQNINIYRASLK; from the exons ATGATTTTTGATGGGGAAGAAAACGACCCTTTCCCTGTAGAGGATTGCCTTTTTGCCGAAACCTTTTGTCAGGACACTGTTTACAGTTTATGCGGGCAGGACCTGAAGATAAGACAGGTGTTTGGGGGAAACCTCGGCGTGGCTGCCCCGGTGTGGGAATCT GCGTTACAGTTGTGTTGTTACTTTGAAGAGCAGTCGTTGGAGTTAAGAGGAAAGCGCATAATTGAGCTGGGAGCAGGGACCGGTGTGGTCGGTATTTTGGCAGCACGCATGG GTGCAGTGGTGACGCTCACAGACCTTCCTTTGGTTCTCCCTCAACTTCAGTCGAACATCTCTGCAAACATGCCACCCAGTGGTTGGCCTAACACCTATCCAACAGTCCTCCCTCTATCCTGGGGTGAGGACCAAATGAACTTCCCCTCTGACTGGGATCTGGTCCTTGGTGCAGACATCGTTTACCTCTCGGAGACTTACCCTCTGCTTGTAGAAACACTGGCTCATCTGTGCCAGAGTGGGAGCCTGGTATATTTGTCATCTAAAATGAGGAAAGAGCATGGGACTCAAAGATTCTATGAAGACTATTTGCCTGGCAAGTTTAATGTGGAGCTTGTGCACCatgatgaaatacaaaacattaaTATATACAGAGCATCTCTAAAGTAA